A section of the Meles meles chromosome 8, mMelMel3.1 paternal haplotype, whole genome shotgun sequence genome encodes:
- the LOC123950023 gene encoding glycine N-acyltransferase-like, with protein sequence MFLLQGAQMLQTLEKSLRKSLPESLKVYGTVFHMNQGNPFKLKALVDKWPDFTTVVIRPQEEEMLDDFDHYTNTYQIYSKDLKNCEEFLGSPEVINWKQHLQIQSSQPSLNEVIQNVATSKSIQVKQTQCFLYMTANAVKKLVPSLLDIKQLSPGGGKPKTPNQEMFQLSSLDVTHAPLVNKFWHFGGNERSQRFIERCIRTFPTFCLLGPEGTPVSWDLMDQTGEMRMAGTVPEYRKQGLISHVLYSQTQALHKLGFPLYSHTDKKNRIMQQICNNLHYIRLPCDWNQWHCVPL encoded by the exons ATGTTCCTATTGCAAGGTGCCCAGATGCTGCAGACACTGGAGAAATCCCTGAGGAAGAGCCTTCCTGAATCTTTAAAG GTTTATGGGACTGTCTTCCACATGAACCAGGGAAATCCATTCAAGCTGAAGGCCTTAGTGGACAAGTGGCCTGACTTTACAACAGTGGTTATCCGCCCTCAGGAGGAG GAGATGCTGGATGATTTTGATCACTACACCAATACTTACCAAATCTATTCCAAGGACCTCAAGAATTGTGAGGAATTTCTTGGCTCACCAGAAGTCATCAACTGGAAACAGCATTTGCAGATCCAAA GTTCCCAGCCCAGTCTGAATGAGGTGATACAGAATGTTGCAACCAGTAAATCCATCCAAGTCAAGCAGACACAGTGCTTTCTCTATATGACGGCGAATGCGGTGAAGAAACTGGTCCCTTCCCTGCTGGACATAAAGCAGTTATCCCCCGGTGGTGGCAAACCCAAGACCCC CAACCAAGAGATGTTTCAACTCTCCTCCCTGGACGTTACCCACGCTCCCTTGGTGAATAAATTCTGGCATTTCGGTGGCAATGAGAGGAGCCAGAGGTTCATCGAGCGCTGCATCCGGACCTTCCCCACCTTCTGCCTGCTGGGGCCCGAGGGGACCCCTGTGTCCTGGGACCTGATGGACCAGACAGGCGAGATGCGGATGGCGGGGACTGTGCCTGAGTACCGGAAGCAGGGCCTTATCTCTCACGTCCTCTATTCCCAGACCCAGGCTCTACACAAACTCGGCTTCCCCCTGTATTCACACACAgacaagaaaaacagaattatgcAGCAGATATGTAACAATCTGCACTACATCCGCCTGCCCTGTGACTGGAACCAGTGGCACTGCGTGCCTCTCTGA